Within Paenibacillus albicereus, the genomic segment TCCGATGCTGCCGCAATCAGACTGGAGGCTTTTCCAGCATTATATACGTCGTCCGTCCGGAAAGTGTTGTCCCGACGAGCAGCGCCGGCGGCGGACGCCGCCTCAGCGCCTTTCCGCCACTTTCCTTACCTATTAAAAAGCCCCCTCCCGGAAAGGGAGAGGGCGCTGCAGATCGCAAGCCGTCGGGCGCGCTGCCGCTACTCCTGCTCGATCAGGCCGTAGCGGCCGTCGTCGCGTCGGTAGACGACGTTGACTTCCTTGGTCTCGCTATTATGGAAGACAAAGAAGCTGTGGCCGACCATGTCCATCTGGAGGATCGCTTCCTCCACATCCATCGGCTTGAGCTTGAAGCGCTTCATCCGTACCACTTCAAGGTCCTCTTCCGGCTCCTGCACGGCGACAGAGGCGGTGTCGTCCTCGCGGAACAGCGTCTTGATGCTCTCAGCCTGGCGGAATTTGCGGTTGACTTTGGTCTTATGCTTCCGGATCTGACGTTCCAGCTTGTCGACGACGGCATCGACCGAAGCGTACATGTCGGGACTCTTCTCCTCGGCTCTCAGGAGCACGCCCGGGAGCGGGATCGTCACCTCGATGCCGTGGCGTCCTTTGTGGACGGTCATCGTCACGCTGGTATCAGCGGCAGGGGGGGCATCAAAATACTTA encodes:
- the hpf gene encoding ribosome hibernation-promoting factor, HPF/YfiA family, whose product is MKYNIRGQNVPVTDAMRDYVEKKLNRLDKYFDAPPAADTSVTMTVHKGRHGIEVTIPLPGVLLRAEEKSPDMYASVDAVVDKLERQIRKHKTKVNRKFRQAESIKTLFREDDTASVAVQEPEEDLEVVRMKRFKLKPMDVEEAILQMDMVGHSFFVFHNSETKEVNVVYRRDDGRYGLIEQE